From the genome of Rhodobacteraceae bacterium Araon29, one region includes:
- the obgE gene encoding GTPase ObgE, with amino-acid sequence MKFLDLAKVYIRSGSGGGGAVSFRREKYIEYGGPDGGDGGNGGSVIAEVVDGLNTLIDFRYQQHFFADNGRPGMGQQRSGATGGDIILRVPAGTEILDEDQETVIADLANIGDRIVLAKGGNGGFGNLHFKSATNQAPRRANPGQEGIERTIWLRLKLIADAGLLGMPNAGKSTFLAATSNARPKIADYPFTTLHPNLGVVGIDNTEFVMADIPGLIDGAHQGRGLGDLFLGHVERCSVLLHLVDGTAGDFLTDYKTIIHELTAYGGALAEKPRITALNKIDALDAEEQSFFKAELEQISGGEVLLVSGVSGEGVSDVLRALRAVIDGAKAEPELTDEGQDTWRP; translated from the coding sequence ATGAAATTTCTTGACTTGGCAAAGGTCTACATCCGATCCGGTTCCGGCGGCGGCGGTGCGGTCAGCTTTCGCCGCGAGAAATATATCGAATATGGCGGCCCTGACGGGGGCGATGGCGGCAATGGCGGGTCGGTTATTGCCGAAGTTGTTGATGGTCTCAATACATTAATTGATTTTCGCTATCAGCAACATTTCTTTGCCGATAATGGCCGGCCGGGCATGGGCCAGCAACGTTCTGGCGCCACTGGCGGTGATATCATTTTGCGGGTGCCGGCAGGAACCGAGATTTTAGATGAAGATCAAGAAACCGTTATTGCAGATCTGGCCAATATTGGTGATCGGATTGTTCTTGCCAAAGGCGGCAACGGCGGGTTTGGCAATCTGCATTTTAAATCGGCGACCAATCAGGCACCGCGGCGGGCAAATCCCGGACAAGAAGGCATCGAGCGCACCATTTGGCTGCGGTTAAAGCTGATTGCGGATGCCGGTTTGCTCGGCATGCCCAATGCCGGAAAATCCACTTTCTTGGCGGCCACATCCAACGCCCGCCCTAAAATTGCGGATTATCCCTTTACCACGCTGCATCCGAATTTAGGCGTGGTTGGGATTGATAATACCGAATTTGTCATGGCCGATATTCCCGGCTTGATCGACGGAGCGCACCAAGGTCGCGGGCTGGGAGATTTGTTTTTAGGTCATGTTGAAAGATGCTCTGTTCTGCTGCATCTGGTGGACGGGACCGCCGGTGATTTTCTGACGGATTATAAAACAATAATCCACGAGCTGACCGCCTATGGCGGGGCACTGGCCGAAAAACCGCGCATCACCGCATTGAACAAAATTGACGCTTTGGATGCAGAAGAGCAATCCTTCTTTAAGGCCGAGCTGGAACAGATTAGCGGCGGTGAGGTGTTGTTGGTGTCGGGTGTGAGCGGTGAAGGTGTAAGCGATGTACTGCGCGCTTTGCGTGCGGTGATTGACGGGGCAAAGGCCGAACCTGAACTGACGGATGAGGGGCAGGATACATGGCGGCCCTAA
- a CDS encoding methyltransferase domain-containing protein has product MHLTSTKNQKNLPRYFSQVFEMADAMNTGRLDFVLPDGRVFRASGKNSGPVAQVDIHNPEIFARLIREGDLGFSDAYLDNWWSTPDLQSFMDWVHAENEELYDGFPGMGLVRVFEKIRFWLQSNSKRQARKNISHHYDLGNDFYGLWLDDTMTYSSALFTTGQESLEAAQIAKYASMVDQMGVKEGDHVLEIGCGWGGFAEYAAKERGLKVTGLTISKEQLDYSKKRIESKGLQDRVNIKLQDYRDEKGRYDGIASIEMFEAVGQKYWPAYFETIKNCLHPGRQATLQIITVQDARWEVYQRGVDFIQKYIFPGGMLPSPNALKAEVQNAGLSVVKSKEFGLSYSQTLRRWHDVFNAKWDQAAALGFDDRFRRMWNFYLTSCAATFESGNCDVTQITIANSGGSKT; this is encoded by the coding sequence ATGCACTTAACATCGACAAAAAATCAAAAGAATCTGCCTCGGTATTTTAGCCAAGTCTTTGAGATGGCGGACGCTATGAATACGGGGAGATTGGATTTTGTTTTGCCTGACGGGCGGGTTTTTCGCGCCAGTGGTAAAAACTCCGGGCCCGTTGCTCAAGTTGATATCCATAACCCCGAGATCTTTGCCCGTCTCATCCGCGAAGGTGATCTTGGGTTCTCAGACGCCTATCTTGATAATTGGTGGAGCACCCCAGATCTGCAATCCTTCATGGATTGGGTCCATGCGGAAAATGAGGAACTGTACGACGGCTTTCCCGGAATGGGCTTGGTACGGGTTTTTGAAAAAATCCGCTTTTGGCTGCAGAGTAATTCGAAAAGACAAGCTCGCAAAAACATCAGCCACCACTATGACCTTGGCAATGATTTTTACGGATTGTGGCTTGACGATACGATGACATATTCCTCGGCGCTTTTTACGACAGGTCAGGAAAGCCTTGAGGCCGCACAAATTGCGAAATACGCCTCAATGGTGGATCAAATGGGTGTCAAAGAAGGCGATCATGTCTTGGAAATAGGCTGTGGCTGGGGCGGTTTTGCCGAATATGCTGCGAAAGAAAGAGGATTGAAGGTCACTGGCCTAACAATCAGCAAGGAACAGCTTGATTACTCTAAGAAAAGAATCGAAAGCAAAGGCCTACAGGATAGAGTTAATATAAAACTTCAAGATTACCGTGATGAAAAAGGCCGCTATGATGGGATCGCCAGTATCGAAATGTTTGAAGCGGTTGGGCAAAAATACTGGCCGGCGTATTTCGAGACGATAAAAAATTGCCTTCATCCGGGCCGGCAGGCAACCTTGCAAATCATTACGGTACAAGATGCCCGCTGGGAGGTTTACCAGCGCGGTGTTGACTTCATTCAGAAGTATATTTTCCCCGGTGGTATGCTGCCCAGTCCGAATGCGCTGAAAGCGGAAGTTCAAAATGCAGGATTGTCGGTGGTTAAGTCCAAAGAGTTTGGCCTAAGCTACTCGCAAACATTGCGGCGCTGGCACGATGTTTTTAACGCCAAATGGGATCAGGCGGCGGCTTTGGGGTTTGATGATAGGTTTCGCCGTATGTGGAATTTTTATCTCACGTCCTGTGCTGCAACTTTTGAAAGCGGTAATTGTGATGTCACGCAGATAACCATTGCCAATTCAGGTGGTTCAAAAACTTAG
- a CDS encoding glutamate 5-kinase: MAALSSAKRIVIKIGSALLVEPQSGVLRRDWLVSLASDVSRFKKMGVDVVLVSSGSIALGRRVLDLPANDLALEQSQAAAAVGQIRLAQAYEEVLAPHDIKTAQILVTLEDSSNRRRYLNSRATIETLLGLGVVPIVNENDTVATDEIRYGDNDRLAAQVAVTIGADHLILLSDVDGLYSQNPHLDKSAKLIEKIDEITPEIEAMAGDAGSGLSKGGMKTKLMAAKTATAAGCIMVISKGSRLHPLQALVDDAPATWFGAQLDPHTARKRWIASLKPMGQIAIDDGAVKALGTGKSLLPAGVTDVKGKFFRGDVVVICDQTGREIGQGISGYTSAEARALIGLRSSQIEKVLGYPGRAALVHRNDMAT; encoded by the coding sequence ATGGCGGCCCTAAGCTCTGCAAAGCGGATTGTGATAAAGATCGGATCGGCGTTGTTGGTCGAGCCGCAGAGCGGTGTTTTGCGACGCGACTGGCTGGTTTCGCTTGCCTCGGATGTGTCACGGTTCAAAAAAATGGGCGTTGATGTGGTTCTTGTGTCTTCTGGATCCATTGCGCTGGGCCGCAGGGTGCTTGACCTTCCCGCCAATGATCTGGCGCTGGAGCAGTCGCAAGCTGCTGCTGCCGTGGGGCAAATCCGCCTGGCGCAGGCCTATGAAGAAGTGCTGGCCCCACATGATATTAAAACTGCACAGATCCTTGTCACCCTAGAGGATAGCTCGAACCGCCGCCGCTATCTCAATTCGCGCGCAACCATTGAAACTCTTCTTGGCTTGGGCGTTGTTCCGATCGTCAACGAAAACGACACCGTGGCGACAGACGAAATTCGTTATGGGGATAATGACAGGCTTGCAGCTCAGGTTGCGGTTACAATTGGGGCAGACCATTTAATTCTACTCTCGGACGTTGATGGTCTTTATAGTCAAAACCCCCATTTGGATAAATCTGCAAAACTGATTGAAAAAATAGATGAGATTACTCCCGAAATTGAAGCCATGGCTGGTGATGCAGGATCTGGTCTTTCGAAGGGGGGCATGAAAACAAAGCTCATGGCTGCCAAAACGGCCACAGCGGCGGGCTGCATCATGGTGATCTCAAAAGGATCGCGCTTGCATCCTCTGCAGGCTTTGGTGGATGATGCGCCGGCCACTTGGTTCGGGGCACAGCTTGATCCGCATACGGCCAGAAAACGCTGGATTGCATCGCTAAAACCGATGGGCCAAATTGCTATTGATGACGGTGCCGTAAAAGCCCTAGGCACTGGCAAAAGCCTTTTGCCTGCGGGAGTTACCGATGTGAAAGGCAAGTTTTTTCGCGGTGATGTGGTGGTTATTTGTGACCAGACAGGGCGCGAAATAGGTCAGGGTATAAGCGGATATACATCAGCAGAAGCGCGCGCTCTTATTGGGTTGCGCAGCTCACAAATTGAAAAGGTTTTGGGCTATCCTGGACGTGCAGCTTTGGTGCACCGAAATGATATGGCCACATAA
- a CDS encoding 50S ribosomal protein L21, giving the protein MFAVLKTGGKQYKVQSGDMLRVEKLAADAGEKVQFNDILMLGGKKPVLGTPMVSGAAVQAEVIDQIKADKVINFVKRRRKHSSQRTKGHRQKLTLVKITDILASGADASGVKAALGAGSVPAAAPSAPAKKPAKAKAEKAPAPTKAPAAKKAAKPAKAEAAPAASDDLKKLSGVGPALEKKLNAAGITSYAQIAAWTDADVAAIDEQLSFKGKIEREGWIDQAKELAK; this is encoded by the coding sequence ATGTTTGCGGTCCTAAAGACCGGCGGTAAGCAATATAAAGTTCAATCTGGCGATATGCTGAGGGTTGAAAAGCTGGCCGCTGATGCAGGTGAAAAAGTTCAATTTAACGACATTTTGATGCTGGGTGGCAAAAAGCCAGTGCTGGGCACACCAATGGTGTCAGGCGCAGCCGTACAGGCTGAGGTGATCGATCAGATCAAAGCCGACAAAGTCATCAACTTTGTAAAACGCCGCCGCAAGCACAGCTCGCAGCGCACCAAAGGCCATCGGCAAAAGCTGACCTTGGTTAAAATCACTGACATTTTGGCCTCTGGCGCAGATGCATCAGGCGTAAAGGCCGCTTTAGGGGCTGGCTCAGTGCCAGCTGCGGCGCCATCAGCGCCAGCCAAAAAGCCGGCAAAAGCCAAGGCGGAAAAAGCGCCAGCGCCCACGAAAGCGCCAGCAGCGAAAAAAGCTGCTAAGCCTGCAAAAGCAGAAGCGGCCCCGGCGGCATCTGACGATCTGAAAAAATTATCTGGTGTCGGACCGGCATTAGAGAAAAAGCTAAATGCAGCCGGCATTACATCTTATGCGCAAATTGCAGCATGGACGGATGCAGATGTTGCTGCTATAGACGAGCAACTGTCATTCAAAGGCAAGATTGAGCGCGAAGGCTGGATTGATCAAGCCAAAGAACTGGCCAAGTAA
- a CDS encoding alanyl-tRNA editing protein: MTEKQFLQDSFLREAPAKVVDVTQEGGIVLNQSLFYATSGGQPGDGGVLRWNGQETVISTTVKGEADQIICLPAEGSVLPKVGQEVLQVLDWDQRYNHMRMHTALHLLSVVIPLPVTGGAITAVKGRLDFNMPQALEDKDALTEALNALIARDLEITEEWITERELDENPSLVKTMSVAPPRGAGKIRLIRIGTNESSVDLQPCGGTHVARTSEIGRVRIGKVEKKGQLNRRVHLHFDA; the protein is encoded by the coding sequence ATGACCGAAAAGCAATTTCTGCAAGACAGTTTTCTGCGTGAAGCACCAGCGAAGGTTGTTGATGTAACCCAAGAGGGCGGCATAGTTTTAAACCAAAGTCTCTTTTATGCCACCTCGGGCGGGCAACCTGGCGATGGCGGTGTCTTACGCTGGAACGGTCAGGAAACAGTGATTTCAACGACCGTAAAAGGTGAGGCAGATCAGATCATTTGCCTGCCCGCCGAAGGCAGTGTTCTGCCAAAAGTAGGACAAGAGGTTTTGCAGGTTCTGGATTGGGATCAGCGCTACAATCATATGCGGATGCACACGGCGCTGCATCTTTTGTCGGTTGTCATTCCCTTGCCGGTGACCGGCGGGGCGATTACGGCAGTCAAAGGCCGTTTGGATTTTAACATGCCACAAGCGCTAGAAGACAAAGACGCTTTGACAGAGGCACTGAATGCGCTGATCGCCCGGGATTTGGAGATCACAGAAGAATGGATCACCGAGCGCGAGCTGGATGAAAACCCGTCCTTGGTCAAAACCATGTCAGTGGCCCCACCCCGCGGCGCCGGAAAAATCCGGTTGATCCGGATTGGCACAAATGAGAGCAGCGTTGATTTGCAACCCTGCGGCGGCACCCATGTGGCCCGCACAAGTGAAATAGGGCGGGTTAGAATTGGCAAAGTTGAAAAAAAGGGTCAGCTAAACCGGCGGGTGCATTTGCATTTCGATGCATAA
- a CDS encoding cysteine synthase A, translated as MDYASDLARMVGNTPLIKLRRASEETGCTILGKAEFMNPGQSVKDRAALFIIRDAIEKGLLQPGGTIVEGTAGNTGIGLALVGASLGYKTVIVIPETQSQEKKDMLRLAGAELVQVPAAPYKNPNNYVRYSGRLADELVKTQENGAVWANQFDNVANRQAHVETTGPEIWHQTGGKVDGFICAVGSGGTLGGISQALRPKGVKIGLADPMGAALYSFYTEGVLKSEGNSISEGIGQGRITKNLEGFTPDLCYQVTDHEALPIVFDLLQNEGLCLGASSGVNVAGAIKMARELGPGHTIVTILCDYGTRYHSKLFNPDFLKSKELPLPPWLSMAPQSIPGVFEEM; from the coding sequence ATGGACTATGCAAGTGACCTTGCTCGTATGGTGGGAAACACGCCACTGATTAAACTTCGGCGCGCAAGCGAAGAAACTGGCTGCACGATCTTGGGCAAGGCCGAATTTATGAACCCCGGTCAATCGGTCAAAGACCGAGCCGCATTGTTCATCATTCGTGATGCAATTGAAAAAGGATTGCTGCAGCCGGGTGGAACCATCGTGGAAGGTACTGCGGGAAATACCGGAATTGGTCTGGCGCTTGTGGGAGCGTCACTGGGCTACAAAACCGTCATTGTAATCCCTGAAACCCAAAGCCAAGAGAAAAAAGACATGCTGCGGCTTGCTGGCGCCGAATTGGTTCAAGTGCCTGCTGCCCCCTACAAAAATCCAAATAACTATGTGCGGTATTCTGGGCGCCTTGCGGACGAGCTGGTGAAGACACAGGAAAATGGAGCCGTTTGGGCCAATCAGTTCGATAATGTGGCCAACCGTCAAGCGCATGTTGAAACAACCGGTCCGGAAATTTGGCACCAAACAGGTGGCAAAGTTGACGGATTTATATGTGCGGTTGGATCTGGCGGCACACTGGGCGGTATTTCACAGGCCCTGCGGCCAAAAGGCGTCAAAATCGGTCTGGCTGACCCCATGGGCGCGGCGCTTTATTCGTTTTACACCGAGGGCGTTTTAAAGTCTGAGGGCAACTCAATTTCCGAAGGTATCGGGCAGGGGCGCATTACCAAAAATCTAGAAGGGTTTACCCCTGATCTATGCTATCAGGTCACCGATCATGAAGCCCTGCCCATTGTGTTTGATTTGCTGCAAAACGAAGGCCTTTGTCTTGGGGCAAGCTCGGGTGTAAATGTGGCCGGCGCGATTAAAATGGCGCGAGAATTGGGGCCGGGGCATACGATTGTGACGATTTTATGCGACTATGGAACGCGCTATCATTCCAAACTCTTCAACCCTGATTTTCTAAAAAGCAAAGAGTTACCCTTGCCGCCTTGGTTAAGCATGGCGCCCCAGTCTATTCCGGGCGTTTTTGAGGAGATGTGA
- a CDS encoding GNAT family N-acetyltransferase: MLSGVPHPLELSHLEKRYEKDRWRGKIGTIFAIEQSENVRGVFGFFYDPVSIGYFIDPKLWGHGYATETVRAMVDFIFERFQCAEITADHFNDNPASGRVLEKAGFKVTGQGEATSKARAAAAPNTLYALKRPDWAKGLRLKLGGDPQNI, encoded by the coding sequence ATGCTCAGCGGTGTGCCGCATCCGCTTGAGCTATCACATCTGGAAAAGCGTTACGAAAAAGACCGCTGGCGGGGAAAGATCGGGACGATATTTGCAATTGAGCAATCTGAAAATGTAAGGGGTGTTTTCGGCTTTTTCTACGATCCGGTAAGCATCGGATATTTCATTGATCCCAAATTATGGGGTCATGGCTATGCCACGGAAACCGTTCGGGCGATGGTTGATTTTATCTTTGAGCGTTTTCAGTGCGCTGAAATTACTGCAGATCATTTTAACGACAATCCGGCCTCGGGCAGGGTGCTTGAAAAAGCTGGCTTTAAAGTGACCGGGCAGGGCGAGGCCACATCAAAGGCGCGCGCGGCTGCAGCGCCAAACACGCTTTATGCGCTTAAGCGGCCAGATTGGGCCAAAGGATTAAGGTTAAAACTAGGGGGCGATCCCCAAAACATCTAA
- a CDS encoding GNAT family N-acetyltransferase — MEHILTTERLVLRPIEDKDKDDIIRGVSDFAVAKWLSMVPHPYTGADAQWFIDHVKASPHGYWAITRAGQFLGIISIKPDLGYWLAPAHWGQGVMSEAASAVVAAYFKNPAAGPLMSGYFIENARSAAVLYKLGFGNKGPVEEEYSKSLGRKTLHRKVAITPEQWHFLNPVEIKTERLRIRPVMPEDAEALYPIAA, encoded by the coding sequence ATGGAACATATTTTAACAACCGAAAGGTTGGTGCTGCGCCCGATTGAGGACAAAGATAAGGATGATATCATTCGCGGCGTAAGCGATTTTGCGGTGGCAAAATGGCTTAGCATGGTGCCGCATCCCTATACCGGGGCAGATGCGCAGTGGTTTATAGACCATGTCAAAGCATCGCCCCATGGGTATTGGGCCATCACCCGTGCAGGCCAATTTCTGGGCATCATTAGCATCAAGCCTGATCTTGGCTACTGGCTGGCCCCTGCGCATTGGGGGCAGGGCGTGATGAGCGAAGCCGCAAGCGCTGTCGTTGCCGCCTATTTTAAAAACCCTGCAGCGGGGCCTTTGATGTCGGGCTATTTCATTGAAAACGCTCGGTCGGCTGCTGTCCTTTATAAACTGGGGTTCGGTAATAAAGGCCCGGTTGAAGAAGAGTATTCCAAATCCTTGGGCCGTAAAACCTTGCATCGCAAAGTCGCGATAACCCCTGAGCAGTGGCATTTTTTAAATCCGGTTGAGATTAAAACCGAACGGCTGCGCATCCGGCCGGTAATGCCCGAAGATGCCGAGGCGCTATATCCGATTGCTGCGTAG
- the rpmA gene encoding 50S ribosomal protein L27 — protein sequence MAHKKAGGSSRNGRDSDGRRLGVKLYGGQHAIPGNIIARQRGNKWWPGNGVGQGKDHTIFATVEGNVKFHKGFKGRTFISVLPAMEAAE from the coding sequence ATGGCACATAAAAAAGCAGGCGGTTCATCCCGTAACGGTCGCGACTCTGATGGTCGCCGTCTTGGCGTCAAGCTCTATGGTGGGCAGCACGCTATTCCTGGAAATATCATCGCGCGTCAACGCGGCAACAAATGGTGGCCGGGCAACGGCGTTGGTCAGGGAAAAGACCACACTATTTTTGCGACCGTAGAAGGCAATGTGAAATTTCACAAAGGCTTCAAAGGCCGCACCTTTATTTCCGTGCTTCCTGCAATGGAGGCCGCTGAATAG
- a CDS encoding LysE family transporter: MSVGIISFVAFAFSQVATPGPANMAMLATGARYGFRAALPFVAGVVLGKQLIIWPIGFGLMSLADQVPLLFVLLKYVSAAYIIWLAWRVANMRLSVNKDTANAPGFVAGLWVHPLNPKAWAMIVAGFTNFVDPSTPTLTATAIIALSLMGIQIICHPVWTFFGDRIARLLIGTPSERYLMWCLAALTVAFVGYALMNGEL; the protein is encoded by the coding sequence ATGAGCGTTGGTATCATCAGTTTTGTAGCTTTTGCGTTTTCGCAAGTGGCCACTCCCGGTCCTGCCAACATGGCAATGTTGGCAACCGGTGCGCGCTATGGGTTCCGTGCAGCGCTTCCCTTTGTGGCGGGCGTGGTGCTGGGCAAACAGCTGATTATCTGGCCGATCGGCTTTGGTCTAATGAGCCTTGCAGATCAGGTTCCACTGCTTTTTGTGCTGCTTAAATATGTCTCTGCTGCCTATATTATCTGGCTGGCATGGCGGGTCGCTAATATGCGTTTGTCAGTCAATAAAGACACTGCGAATGCCCCCGGTTTTGTGGCAGGTCTTTGGGTGCATCCTTTGAACCCAAAAGCATGGGCGATGATCGTTGCGGGATTTACCAATTTTGTTGACCCCAGCACACCAACGCTTACTGCCACAGCGATTATTGCGCTTTCATTGATGGGTATTCAGATTATTTGCCATCCTGTTTGGACTTTCTTTGGAGATCGTATTGCAAGATTGCTCATCGGGACCCCGTCGGAACGCTATCTGATGTGGTGTTTGGCGGCTTTGACTGTGGCTTTTGTTGGCTACGCTTTGATGAATGGAGAACTTTGA
- a CDS encoding GNAT family N-acetyltransferase, giving the protein MALMSFWEVSKNTGTWIFPPDRDQVIERMQKLQAGKGFAGCIFAGNEFIGTGGLNEATLWYLLRPDHWAKGYASEVAKALIAYGFQRYAWDVIYAGVWDDNPASRSVLAKCGMKQLGTARYWSRARSAPVTSCEHVLTRREWLLNNPIMIDTPRVILRGLNADHVTDIARIGGDQKVAPMIMRATVPWPVHDAAAWIEASAYNGQLGYRLGIFKTDGQLIGCIGVGPDKSLMYFLGPAYWGQGYATEAVRAFLKDCFCRFDREEVIADHFHDNPASCRVLRKVGFEYTGRALGQSAAREKKEEVFEYSLSRAALCAF; this is encoded by the coding sequence ATGGCGCTGATGTCTTTTTGGGAGGTTTCTAAAAACACGGGCACATGGATCTTCCCACCAGATCGTGATCAGGTGATTGAGCGCATGCAAAAATTGCAGGCGGGCAAAGGGTTTGCCGGGTGTATTTTTGCAGGTAATGAATTTATCGGAACTGGTGGCCTAAACGAAGCGACGCTGTGGTATCTTTTGCGTCCGGATCACTGGGCGAAAGGCTATGCCAGCGAAGTGGCAAAGGCGCTGATTGCATATGGGTTTCAAAGATACGCTTGGGACGTGATTTATGCTGGTGTTTGGGATGATAATCCGGCCTCTCGAAGCGTGTTGGCAAAATGCGGGATGAAACAGCTTGGCACTGCACGGTATTGGTCGCGTGCACGCAGTGCGCCAGTAACGTCATGTGAACATGTGTTAACGCGGCGCGAATGGCTTTTGAATAATCCGATCATGATCGACACCCCTAGAGTGATATTGCGGGGTTTAAATGCTGATCACGTAACAGATATTGCCCGTATTGGCGGAGATCAAAAAGTTGCGCCGATGATTATGCGCGCCACCGTTCCTTGGCCGGTTCACGATGCAGCCGCTTGGATTGAAGCTTCTGCCTATAATGGTCAATTGGGGTACCGTTTGGGGATATTCAAAACGGATGGGCAGCTCATTGGGTGTATTGGCGTTGGGCCGGATAAAAGCCTTATGTATTTTCTTGGTCCTGCCTATTGGGGGCAGGGCTATGCCACCGAAGCCGTGCGGGCATTTTTGAAAGATTGCTTTTGCCGCTTTGACCGAGAGGAAGTGATCGCAGATCATTTTCATGATAACCCGGCCTCGTGCCGCGTTCTGCGCAAAGTAGGTTTTGAATATACTGGCCGCGCGCTTGGGCAATCAGCGGCACGTGAAAAGAAAGAAGAGGTCTTCGAATATAGCTTATCGCGCGCAGCGCTGTGCGCCTTTTAA
- a CDS encoding GNAT family N-acetyltransferase — MKLEQITNQPFVTTDRFDLRPLRRSDAGLVEFYTKDERVARMTPAIPHPMPAGATEAMIARALSPEREQDIWAIDGVKSGLSEVLGLLSLDRLSKNQSELSYWVAPAFWNKGVASEVTASLLAANPLQNETIFAAVFQDNPASARVLTNCGFAYIGDAEAFCVARNATVATWTYLKTFQING, encoded by the coding sequence ATGAAACTGGAACAGATTACCAACCAGCCTTTCGTAACCACCGACCGCTTTGATCTGCGCCCTTTGCGCCGCTCGGACGCAGGTCTGGTCGAGTTTTACACCAAAGACGAGCGTGTGGCGCGGATGACACCGGCGATCCCGCATCCAATGCCGGCGGGGGCAACCGAAGCTATGATCGCGCGCGCTTTGTCACCAGAGCGCGAGCAGGACATCTGGGCGATTGACGGCGTGAAATCGGGACTATCAGAAGTTCTGGGTCTCTTATCGCTGGATCGGTTGAGCAAAAACCAAAGCGAGCTGAGTTATTGGGTTGCGCCTGCGTTTTGGAACAAAGGCGTTGCCTCCGAAGTGACCGCAAGTTTGCTGGCGGCCAACCCGCTGCAGAACGAAACAATTTTTGCAGCGGTGTTTCAGGATAATCCTGCCTCGGCGCGGGTGCTGACCAATTGCGGATTTGCCTATATCGGTGATGCCGAAGCGTTTTGCGTGGCCCGCAATGCGACCGTTGCAACGTGGACATATTTAAAGACCTTTCAAATCAATGGATAA
- a CDS encoding GNAT family N-acetyltransferase has protein sequence MKTMIPKIIETERLILRPPQNSDADQIAPRITHDVAHWLARMPYPYSRADAVDWLSEMQKDPDKAVWAITLDGRYIGTIGLEREFGYWLAQERWGQGLMSEAGRAVLDSYFRDPAAGPLASGYFIGNERSANVLRKLGFGPKAAPILRYNLAQDKDLPLQQMYLTPEQWHFLNPVEIKTERLRIHPNEAHHMAAIHAIIAQQKVARNLGSFPHPLDIEFIEERVENGRWRGGWNGWFHIADPAGTVLGMIGFYSSTQGQEDDIGIGYALDPKAWGQGIMSEALRAFCDFIFERYRAGKIQASCFDDNPASQRVLEKAGFEPFEKDMEKSAARSEKSPITRYRLVRRKGASDGTGH, from the coding sequence ATGAAAACGATGATACCCAAGATTATTGAAACAGAGCGGCTTATTCTTCGCCCGCCGCAAAATTCAGATGCAGATCAAATAGCGCCACGGATCACCCATGATGTGGCGCACTGGCTGGCACGTATGCCCTATCCCTATTCTCGGGCGGATGCGGTGGACTGGCTCAGCGAAATGCAAAAGGATCCCGATAAGGCCGTCTGGGCGATCACCTTGGACGGGCGGTATATCGGCACCATTGGTCTAGAGCGCGAGTTTGGCTATTGGCTGGCGCAGGAGCGCTGGGGGCAGGGATTAATGAGCGAAGCGGGCCGCGCCGTACTAGACTCGTATTTTAGAGATCCGGCGGCAGGGCCGCTGGCCTCTGGTTATTTTATCGGTAATGAGCGCTCGGCCAATGTTCTGCGTAAACTGGGTTTTGGCCCTAAAGCGGCGCCAATCCTGCGCTATAATCTTGCGCAGGACAAGGATTTGCCGCTGCAACAAATGTATCTAACCCCTGAGCAGTGGCATTTTTTAAATCCGGTTGAGATTAAAACCGAACGGCTGCGCATCCACCCCAATGAAGCGCACCACATGGCGGCCATCCATGCCATCATCGCACAACAAAAGGTGGCTCGAAATCTGGGAAGTTTTCCGCATCCGCTGGACATTGAATTTATTGAAGAGCGTGTAGAAAATGGACGTTGGCGCGGTGGGTGGAATGGATGGTTCCATATTGCCGATCCAGCCGGCACTGTGCTGGGCATGATCGGGTTTTATTCGTCCACACAGGGGCAAGAGGATGATATCGGCATCGGTTATGCGCTTGATCCCAAGGCTTGGGGGCAGGGCATTATGAGCGAAGCCCTGCGCGCGTTTTGTGACTTTATCTTTGAGCGCTATCGGGCAGGAAAAATCCAAGCAAGCTGTTTTGATGACAATCCTGCCTCGCAAAGGGTGCTTGAAAAAGCCGGGTTTGAGCCGTTTGAAAAAGACATGGAGAAATCAGCAGCGCGCAGTGAAAAATCACCTATTACGCGTTACCGGTTGGTGCGAAGAAAAGGAGCATCTGATGGCACGGGGCATTAA